The proteins below come from a single Athene noctua chromosome 6, bAthNoc1.hap1.1, whole genome shotgun sequence genomic window:
- the GREM1 gene encoding gremlin-1 isoform X1 — MGRTLYAVSAVFLLMGLMLPTAEGRKRNRGSQGAIPPPDKDQPNDSEQMQTQQQSGSRHRERGKGTSMPAEEVLESSQEALHITERKYLKRDWCKTQPLKQTIHEEGCNSRTIINRFCYGQCNSFYIPRHVRKEEGSFQSCSFCKPKKFTTMTVTLNCPELQPPRKKKRITRVKECRCISIDLD, encoded by the coding sequence ATGGGCCGCACACTGTACGCCGTCAGTGCTGTGTTTCTTCTGATGGGGTTGATGCTACCAACAGCAGAAGGGCGAAAGAGGAATCGTGGATCTCAAGGTGCTATCCCTCCTCCTGACAAAGATCAGCCCAATGATTCGGAGCAAATGCAGACACAGCAGCAGTCAGGCTCTAGGCATCGAGAACGAGGAAAAGGCACCTCGATGCCTGCTGAAGAGGTGCTGGAGTCCAGTCAGGAGGCATTGCACATCACTGAGCGCAAATACCTAAAGCGGGATTGGTGCAAAACTCAACCCCTCAAACAAACTATCCATGAAGAAGGCTGCAACAGTCGTACCATTATCAACAGGTTCTGCTATGGCCAGTGCAATTCCTTCTACATCCCCAGGCATGTTCGTAAAGAAGAAGGCTCCTTCCAATCTTGTTCCTTCTGCAAGCCCAAGAAATTCACCACTATGACTGTTACACTGAATTGCCCCGAGCTTCAGCCCccgagaaagaagaaaagaatcacCCGTGTTAAGGAATGCCGGTGTATATCTATTGACTTGGACTAA
- the GREM1 gene encoding gremlin-1 isoform X2: protein MGRTLYAVSAVFLLMGLMLPTAEGRKRNRGSQGAIPPPDKDHQEALHITERKYLKRDWCKTQPLKQTIHEEGCNSRTIINRFCYGQCNSFYIPRHVRKEEGSFQSCSFCKPKKFTTMTVTLNCPELQPPRKKKRITRVKECRCISIDLD from the exons ATGGGCCGCACACTGTACGCCGTCAGTGCTGTGTTTCTTCTGATGGGGTTGATGCTACCAACAGCAGAAGGGCGAAAGAGGAATCGTGGATCTCAAGGTGCTATCCCTCCTCCTGACAAAGATCA TCAGGAGGCATTGCACATCACTGAGCGCAAATACCTAAAGCGGGATTGGTGCAAAACTCAACCCCTCAAACAAACTATCCATGAAGAAGGCTGCAACAGTCGTACCATTATCAACAGGTTCTGCTATGGCCAGTGCAATTCCTTCTACATCCCCAGGCATGTTCGTAAAGAAGAAGGCTCCTTCCAATCTTGTTCCTTCTGCAAGCCCAAGAAATTCACCACTATGACTGTTACACTGAATTGCCCCGAGCTTCAGCCCccgagaaagaagaaaagaatcacCCGTGTTAAGGAATGCCGGTGTATATCTATTGACTTGGACTAA